In the Halorubrum ruber genome, TGCCGGCGATGGGGCTCACCTTCATCGCCTTCGAGGGGTACGACCTCATCACCACCGTCACGGAGGAGGTGGAGAACCCCCGCGAGAACATCCCGAAGGCGATCTTCGCGAGCCTCGCGGTCACCGTGGTCGTCTACCTGGCGGTCGTCGCCGTCGCCGTCGGGACGCTCGGCGCGAGCGGACTCGCCGAGGCGGGGGAGGCGGGGATCGCCGAGGCGGCGACCTCGTTCATGCCGACCGGACTGCCGATCATTCAGAACGGCGGCGCGCTCGTCGTCTTCGGCGCGGTGTTCTCGACGCTGACGGCGCTGAACGCGGTCGTGATCGCCTCCTCTCGGGTCGCGTTCTCGATGGGGCGCGAGGGGCAGCTGCTCCCCTCGTTCGGCCAGATCCACCACCGGTACGGGACGCCGTTCGTCGCGATCCTCGCCAGCGCGGTGGTGATGCTCGGCTCGGTCGCGCTGCCGACCCAGAGCGCCGGCAACATGTCGAGCCTGTTTTTCCTGCTGTCGTTCGTCATCGTCAACGTCGCGGCGATCAGGCTCCGCCGGGAGCGCCCGAACATGCACCGCCCCTACGAGATGCCGTTCTACCCCGCCCCGCCGCTGATCGGAATCGCGCTCAACCTGGTCCTGACGGGCGTGCTCGTGGAGTACCTGCTGCGGACGGACCCGCTGGCGTTGGGGCTCAGCGCCGGATGGATCCTGCTCGGCGGGGCCGCGTACCTCACCCTCAACAGGCTGCGCGCGGAGCCGGACTCCGGGCCGGCGGCCGCCGAGGCCGAGATGACCACGGAGACGGAGGACTGAACCCATGCCAAGCTCACTCGACATCGTGATTGCGGGCGGCGGACGCGTCGGCTTCCAGACGGCGGAGATCCTCGCGGACCGCGGCCACGAGGTGACGATCGTCGAACGCGACGAGGCGGTCGTCTCCGAGATCGCCGACGAGTGGATCGCGACGGTGATCCGCGGCGACGCGACGAACCCCGACATCATCGAACAGGCGGGCATCGAGGACGCCGACGCCATCGCCGCGCTTACCGGCGAGACGGGGCTGAACCTCGCGGTCTGTCTGGCGGCCTCGGAGCTGTCCCCGGGGATCCGGACGGTCGCCCGAATCGACCGCACCGCCGGCGAGGCGTACACGCGCTTCGTCGACGCGGTGCTGTTCCCCGAGCGGGCCGGGGCCCGGGTGGCGGCGAACGAGGTCCTCGGCAGCGACGTCCAGACGCTGGCCGACGTGACGGGAAACCTCGACATCATGCTCATCCGCGTCGCGGAGGGGGCGCCGGCGGCCGGGAAGTCGCTCACGGAGGTCCGCTTCCCCGCGGGCGCGGTGGTCGTCTCCGACGCCGACGGCCACCGGATCGCCCGCTCCGACACGTCGCTGACCCCGGGCGAGCGCTACGTCGTCGCCGTCGAGCCCGACGTCGCCGACGAGGTCATGAACCTGTTACAAGGGTAGAAGGGCCGCTCTCGGGGGCTCGACCGCGGTCACCGCCCGCCGGGCGTCCACTCGGCGCCGTCGAGCTCGCGGTGTGTGAAGGGGAGCGCGTCCTCGCCGCTGTAGCTCGCGACGAGGTGGCCGTCGCCTTCGAGGTAGTACTTGTACGTCGTCAGCCCCTCCAGACCGACCGGGCCGCGGGCGTGGATCTTCCCGGTGGAGATGCCGACCTCGGCGCCGAGCCCGTAGCGGTAGCCGTCCGCGAACCGCGTCGAGGCGTTGTGGAAGACGCTCGCGGCGTCGACGCCGGTCATGAACGCCTCGGCGGTCTCCGAGTCTTCGGTGATGACCGACTCCGTGTGTTTCGAGCCGTGCTCGTTGACGTGGTCGATCGCGTCGTACGCGTCGTCAACCACCTTGATCGACAGTTCGAGGTCGCCGTACTCCGTGTCCCAGTCCTCCTCGGTCGCGGGGTCGACGTCGACGACCTCGCGGGTTCGCTCGTCGCCGCGCAGTTCGACGCCGGCGTCCTCGTAGCGCGCGACGAGGTCCGGGAGGAAGGTCTCTGCGACGGATTCGTGGACGAGCAGCGTCTCGACCGCGTTACACACCGCCGGGTACTGGACCTTCGCGTCGAAGGCGACGTCCGCGGCCATCTCCAGGTCGGCGTCGGCGTCGACGTAGACGTGACAGATCCCCTCAGTGTGGCCTAAAACGGGGATCTGGGTGTTCTCTTGAATGTAGGAGACGAACTCCGAGGAGCCGCGCGGCATCACGAGGTCGACGCGGTCGTCGAGCTCGAGCAGGCGGTCGACCTCTTCGTGCGCCTCGATGAGGGCGGCCCAGCCGTCGGGCAGGTCGGCGGTCGCCTCGACGATCGCCTCGTACAGCACGCGGTTCGACTCGCTGGCCTCACTGCCGCCCTTGAGGACGACCGCATTCCCGGATTTCAACGCGAGCGCCGCGATCTGGACCAAGGCGTCGGGCCGCGACTCGAACACCGTCGCGACGACGCCGATCGGCACCGCGACCCGGTACAGCTCCAGGTTCTCGTCGAGCTCGCGCGCCGCGAGCGTCTCGCCGAGCGGGTCGTCCTGTGCGGCGACCGACTCGACCATCGACGCGATCTCCTCGACCTTCGTCTCGTCCAGCTTCAGCCGGTCGACCAGCGCCTGCGTGTACTCGCCGTCCGCGAGCATCGCCTCCGCCTCCTCGACGTCGACCGCGTTCGCTTCGAGGATCTCGGCCTCCCGCTCGCGGATCGCGTCGGCGATCGACCGGAGCGCCTCGTTCCGGGTCGCCTCGTCCGCGTTCGCGAGGCGCAACGCGGCGCTCTCGGCCCGGCGGGCCAGCTCGTCGGTGTCGGCCTCGACATCCGTGGTGTGGCTCTCACTCATGGTCGTCACCCGTCTTCGGCACGAATAGCGTGCCCGTCGGCTTACCCGCTGCGATCCGCGCTAACACGTCGCGCTCGGCCGACCCCGCGATGATCGCGGGGATGCCGTTACGGCTCACGTCGTGGGCGCCCTCGACTTTCGTGCGGATCCCGCCGAAGTCGGTCTCGGTGCCGTCGCCGACGATCTCGCGGAGCCGCTCGTAGCCGTCGTCGACCGCCTCGATCAGCTCCGCGCCGTCCTCGCGCTTCGGATTCCCGGTGTAGACACCGTCGACGTCGGTGAGCGTCACGAGGAGGTCGGCGTCGAGCCCCATCGCGATCGACGCGGACAACATGTCGTTGTCGCCGATCCGCAGCTCGTCGGTCGCCACCGCGTCGTTCTCGTTGACGACCGGGACGACCCCCCACGACAGCAGCGTCTCGACGGTGTTGGTGAAGTTGTCGAAGCGCTCGGGCGCGTCGAGGTCGGTACCGGTCACGAGGATCTGGGCGACGTCCTGGTCGAACCGCTCGAAGCTCTGCGTGTAATGTCGCATCAACAGGCCCTGGCCGACCGTCGAGAGCGCCTGACTCTCCGCGATCGAGTCGACGCCGTCTCGCGACTCCGGCCCCTCGTCGAGCCGGCCCGTGCCGGCGCCGACCGCCCCGGAAGAGACCAGCACGACCTCCGTGCCGCGTTCGCGGAGGTCCATCACGTCCGCGACGAGCTTGTCGAGCTTCACCCGGTCGAGCCGGGAGTCCTCGTCGGTCAGGGAGTTCGTCCCCGCTTTGACAATCACGCGGTCGGCCGCGGCCGCCTCCCGTCGGGCGGCTTCGACCCGATCGCCGTCGGTCGCGCCGACGCGCTCGACGCCCGCGTCCTCAGGCATCGTCGAATTCCTCGGCGAGCTCGCGGGACCGGCGCTCCGCGGCCGCGACGGCGTCCTCGACCGCCGCGTCGGCCTCGCTGTCCCACAGCACGTCCATCCCCTCTATCGTCGTGCCGTTCGG is a window encoding:
- the proB gene encoding glutamate 5-kinase; the protein is MPEDAGVERVGATDGDRVEAARREAAAADRVIVKAGTNSLTDEDSRLDRVKLDKLVADVMDLRERGTEVVLVSSGAVGAGTGRLDEGPESRDGVDSIAESQALSTVGQGLLMRHYTQSFERFDQDVAQILVTGTDLDAPERFDNFTNTVETLLSWGVVPVVNENDAVATDELRIGDNDMLSASIAMGLDADLLVTLTDVDGVYTGNPKREDGAELIEAVDDGYERLREIVGDGTETDFGGIRTKVEGAHDVSRNGIPAIIAGSAERDVLARIAAGKPTGTLFVPKTGDDHE
- a CDS encoding glutamate-5-semialdehyde dehydrogenase, with amino-acid sequence MSESHTTDVEADTDELARRAESAALRLANADEATRNEALRSIADAIREREAEILEANAVDVEEAEAMLADGEYTQALVDRLKLDETKVEEIASMVESVAAQDDPLGETLAARELDENLELYRVAVPIGVVATVFESRPDALVQIAALALKSGNAVVLKGGSEASESNRVLYEAIVEATADLPDGWAALIEAHEEVDRLLELDDRVDLVMPRGSSEFVSYIQENTQIPVLGHTEGICHVYVDADADLEMAADVAFDAKVQYPAVCNAVETLLVHESVAETFLPDLVARYEDAGVELRGDERTREVVDVDPATEEDWDTEYGDLELSIKVVDDAYDAIDHVNEHGSKHTESVITEDSETAEAFMTGVDAASVFHNASTRFADGYRYGLGAEVGISTGKIHARGPVGLEGLTTYKYYLEGDGHLVASYSGEDALPFTHRELDGAEWTPGGR
- a CDS encoding APC family permease, giving the protein MSGEQTRSPEAELGLLDATMIGMGAMIGAGIFVLTGLAAEIAGPAAIVVFALNGVVTAFTGLSYAELASSIPKSGGGYAFVREIFDDLSSFIMGWMLWFAYMIAGALYALGFAPNFLELLHVYGVVRPPEEVGALALPVVDAAVPTGFLLAFAAVFGLVALNAVSTAASGSAETVFTIIKVAILLVFVAFGLASPMFSGAEFQPLFPEGSGAAAVLPAMGLTFIAFEGYDLITTVTEEVENPRENIPKAIFASLAVTVVVYLAVVAVAVGTLGASGLAEAGEAGIAEAATSFMPTGLPIIQNGGALVVFGAVFSTLTALNAVVIASSRVAFSMGREGQLLPSFGQIHHRYGTPFVAILASAVVMLGSVALPTQSAGNMSSLFFLLSFVIVNVAAIRLRRERPNMHRPYEMPFYPAPPLIGIALNLVLTGVLVEYLLRTDPLALGLSAGWILLGGAAYLTLNRLRAEPDSGPAAAEAEMTTETED
- a CDS encoding potassium channel family protein — encoded protein: MPSSLDIVIAGGGRVGFQTAEILADRGHEVTIVERDEAVVSEIADEWIATVIRGDATNPDIIEQAGIEDADAIAALTGETGLNLAVCLAASELSPGIRTVARIDRTAGEAYTRFVDAVLFPERAGARVAANEVLGSDVQTLADVTGNLDIMLIRVAEGAPAAGKSLTEVRFPAGAVVVSDADGHRIARSDTSLTPGERYVVAVEPDVADEVMNLLQG